A genome region from Megalobrama amblycephala isolate DHTTF-2021 linkage group LG16, ASM1881202v1, whole genome shotgun sequence includes the following:
- the LOC125249720 gene encoding cysteinyl leukotriene receptor 2-like — translation MGHQNEWNNTNNCTISEFKNTVYPIVYLFIFSLGLVGNLMSLFFFISSALRRKASFSPVNILMLNLLISDLMMVCSLPFRAAYYLMDSNWVFGDITCRIMSYVFYINMYGSVYFLAVLSMVRFVAIVKPFAYVRWQNSRRAWAISIVIWLIVSLMSIPLLGAGIQVESERIKCLELNPSNLKIIIVLNRGVLFLGFIMPFAVISVCYIFAAFYLLKLKKTRQNKRSQLNHKKSCSLVIIVLLIFLTCFMPYHVVRTLFLEAEMNIRNKGYGESCHYIQSLRKAAVITHCLASGNSCLDPLLFFFVGENFISFWRQHTPRRQSCIIEQNVKVSEKINSDIERRFRRI, via the coding sequence ATGGGGCATCAGAATGAATGGAATAACACGAATAACTGCACCATCAGTGAATTCAAGAACACCGTCTACCCAATTGTCTATCTGTTCATCTTTTCCCTTGGGCTTGTTGGCAACCTCATGTCCCTGTTCTTCTTCATTTCCTCTGCATTGAGAAGAAAGGCATCTTTTTCTCCAGTCAACATCCTCATGCTCAATCTCCTTATATCTGATCTGATGATGGTGTGCTCTTTGCCCTTCCGAGCCGCTTACTATCTCATGGATTCCAACTGGGTCTTCGGAGACATCACCTGTCGGATCATGTCCTACGTCTTCTATATCAACATGTATGGCAGTGTCTACTTCCTCGCGGTTCTGAGCATGGTTCGCTTCGTGGCCATCGTGAAGCCATTCGCATACGTGCGCTGGCAAAATTCTCGGAGAGCCTGGGCGATAAGTATCGTCATCTGGCTGATCGTATCCCTGATGTCCATCCCGCTTCTGGGAGCCGGAATTCAGGTAGAATCTGAACGGATCAAATGCCTGGAACTGAACCCGTCCAATTTGAAGATCATTATCGTGTTGAATCGAGGCGTCTTGTTTTTAGGCTTCATTATGCCCTTCGCGGTCATTTCGGTCTGTTACATTTTTGCAGCCTTCTATTTGCTTAAGCTCAAGAAGACCAGGCAGAATAAAAGATCTCAGTTGAATCACAAGAAGTCCTGTTCTCTCGTGATCATAGTTCTGCTGATTTTCCTCACATGCTTTATGCCGTATCACGTCGTCCGAACTCTGTTTTTGGAGGCGGAGATGAACATTAGAAACAAAGGTTACGGAGAGTCCTGCCATTATATTCAAAGCCTGAGAAAGGCTGCGGTCATCACACACTGTCTGGCTTCCGGAAACAGTTGCCTGGATCCGCTGCTTTTCTTTTTCGTAGGGGAAAACTTTATTAGCTTTTGGCGACAGCATACACCCAGAAGACAGAGTTGTATAATTGAACAGAATGTGAAAGTGTCGGAGAAGATAAACAGTGACATAGAGCGACGATTCAGACGGATATAG